The genomic stretch TCAGTAAATTTTTTTGTTGAGTTTGAGCAATAGCTACGGTAACTAAACCTTTCGGTAAACGAGCAATCCCTTGTAAATTCAGCTTTTTACTAATGTTGAGTTTCTGGATTAATTCTGTAGTTAAAGGTGATTTTGCGATCGCACGAAGGACAGAGTTGAACATGAATTAACGATTGATAAAGACAAAGAAACAAACATTACCATATATCATTATAAAGACTAATACTATAGCCATAGGCAGAAATTTAAGCTACACCGAAAATAGTGATTTTTTTTACTAATACTAAAATAAAATTATAGTTTTAGAAATTTTACTAAAAGGGAGATTCCCTTTAAAAACTAAGGTGCAAAAAAGGAATCAAGACATTATTTAAGAGATTTATTGGGTGAAAGTAAACTATTAAAGACCAAAATTTTCTTGTAAAGTGGTAAAAATTTCGATCGCATTTTCTGCATTATTAGCTAAAGACGCAAACTCTATAAATCTTTTTAACTCTTTTTTGAGTAAATTACGCTCAATTTCCCATACTTCTCGCTCTAACATCGGTGGTATGACGATCATATCAAATAAAGTAGCTTCTTTTTTGCCATTATAAGGGCGTAAAATTCTGCCTCGTCGTTGGATAAATTGACGAGGATTAGTACTACTAGCCAAGATTACGGCATTTTCAATCATGGGAATGTCTATACCTTCATCTAAACAACGAATTGCCACTAATCCCTGTAATTCTCCTGATATTAACTGTTTTTTGATTTTTTCTCTTTCTTCTAAAGGTGTTTCAGCCGTGTAGATGTTGACTCGGTAGTTTAATTCTTTTCCTAAAATTCTAGTGACAGCTTCTAGTTGTCTTTCATTTTGATTAATATGCCCATCTCCGCAATAAAATAGAGTTGCTTTCATATCTAACCTGTTTTTCATCAATGCTTTTAAAGCGATTAATTTATTACTGGCAGTAGCAATTAATCTCGATCGTCTGAGTAATAATGCTTTAAGATTATGGTTATCCTCAAGGTTATTATTTTCGGATAAAGCCCAACCAATTTTTTTTGTTAATTTAGCATAATGTAGAGCTTCTTTGTCAGTTAATTCGACTAAAATAGGATGGTAATTATATTTTACTAAAGCCTGTTTTTCTATGGCATTTTTTAGGGTAAATTCTGGTTGTAAAACTTTGCCGAAATAGTTGACTAAAAAGTCGGTGCCATCTTCATCAAAATGTCTTTCAGGAGTAGCAGATAAAGCTAATCTTAAACCAATATTGTCAGGTAAAGATGATAATAAACGAGGTGATCCTAAATTATGAGCTTCATCTCCCACTATTAAGGTTTTTTCAGGAAAAAAAGGTAATTGACCTTGAAATCGATCGCTGATAAA from Geminocystis sp. NIES-3709 encodes the following:
- a CDS encoding DNA phosphorothioation system restriction enzyme — protein: MESQHSFLSTEKENILSVDWHKLANNFRDKYNHKLAEKKYIYHYKKDVTGIPKFPDNLILRDYQQQAIENWLKNRGRGILKMATGSGKTITALAINEELYRQINLQVLLVICPFRHLVLQWTEEAEKFNLLPILAFESAYSWHGELSRQLYNIHQNKQKFLTIITTYSTFISDRFQGQLPFFPEKTLIVGDEAHNLGSPRLLSSLPDNIGLRLALSATPERHFDEDGTDFLVNYFGKVLQPEFTLKNAIEKQALVKYNYHPILVELTDKEALHYAKLTKKIGWALSENNNLEDNHNLKALLLRRSRLIATASNKLIALKALMKNRLDMKATLFYCGDGHINQNERQLEAVTRILGKELNYRVNIYTAETPLEEREKIKKQLISGELQGLVAIRCLDEGIDIPMIENAVILASSTNPRQFIQRRGRILRPYNGKKEATLFDMIVIPPMLEREVWEIERNLLKKELKRFIEFASLANNAENAIEIFTTLQENFGL